The Macrobrachium nipponense isolate FS-2020 chromosome 13, ASM1510439v2, whole genome shotgun sequence genome has a window encoding:
- the LOC135225661 gene encoding neural-cadherin-like isoform X1, with the protein MSPVSIANRIIDKCRSRNSFLKPKRNVRSNSRGSFQAKTLRFGTWSVFWNWLCVGWLTTMAANVLLPILFPLSDELDYPNVTKFLRIGLADKNDHPPFFEQSLYEVELLEDQAVNQTLLTLTANDLDEVSRMHYEIIEGNDDKTFAIGILSGELYLTQPLDYETRRKYDLGLLVSDGRHESDTRLIIHVLDVNDNPPLFDRHLYETRITEEDDKGLPKHILTVTVTDGDYDRPQNVVFSLSGQGIDVENPENSHFHIVPSTGEVFARKPLDRDYPGGRPSWGLTVFAQDEGGTGLVGYSEIVVNLKDINDNPPVFSEELYYGNITENGSYGQEVIAMTADDYDDPNEGTNAQLTYSIEKNVIHEVTAKPIFMIEPETGVVRTAVCCLDREKTSSYSVQVVAMDGGGLKGTGTVSIQVQDINDRPPRFTKDEWVVETDETDSLNLPTEPILTVTVYDEDENNTFAYKVVDSSGYGADKFQILTNDDGTGSLVVVKPLDFEDPRQAHGFRFQIQVSDTGDDDFPESYHTAKSWVKVRLKDINDNNPHFIRHTSEVQVLENVQVGKNIVQIKARDFDKGGKSKISYLIERFSDKHRHFHIDESGLVTVQRALDREANPKHVVKVLAVDDGSPARTSTATLTVSVLDVNDNAPQVSSSYQPVLPENTPPLKFAEILATDADDPLKNNGPPFHFSLSSEASNEIKSSFKVESVPDGADGQGMAVISSLREFDREIQKEYYVPIVVADSGEPPMIGTSTITVIIGDDNDNIMKGGTKDVLFYSYKGRAHDTQIGNVYVWDPDDWDVEDKKFTWVRHPHPNFRLDEETGMLTLKYAASETSYHLKFNVHDNRHLQSNIEAKVTVNVKHIDDAAIQNAGSIRIQGIGETEFIGKWNYRKREYMKSVADNFKENLAEILGVSINDVHLFSIQLKQSKPPVTDIYFSVFDAEYLSSVEINGLLLMHKKEIERRLSLNIIMVGINECFYENLHCDGSCTSKLEVLKPHHLIDANSTSFVGLQTKVIPECVCGARDFSTEESCRPNPCYNNGQCIEEEASIYCLCPEGYDGPRCQILSRTFSGNGFAWLPPLQTCESSHLSVEFMTTDLEGLIFYNGPLLSPEKNKNFVTDFIALEIVNGKLRLLINFGSGTLLLGVNNSDPLNDGRWHRADIFWDKEEARLDLDYCMDVKLSETESNMEEAADFSVCQSRGRLPPFNEYLNINTPLQVGGLAHTTFFKTMFRNNNNVPAGKPFQGCIKNLIMNSQFYDFAHPGLQRNSEAGCSQFTKLCNNNATVVGCGTNGICDGSIQEPVCVCHPGWTGLYCDESTVPTYFEENSYIKYSLSFKPNPFHTSFQLRFRTWEENGELFRISDLLEQEYGILEIQDSHLQFRYNVNSVNLKEEVLCLSSILVNNGAWHDVKIVRYGSVVILALDGGEGRKYNETSKFFGHMFMDIDKQEGVFAGGQAEYSNVNIFTVHNDYKFGCIDDLRLEGKTLPLPPSLSGTQWAQATVIHNISSECTSPSQCLNITCIAPLICKDLWMKHECGCPEGTLLSKDNRVCLDHDECLSSPCKNGGICHNLQPSYICQCSRGYTGPNCELTQDISTFKPSMPALAAIIVCVIIIFALVFVIIFCLRRKRQRSPKDTTSNIKQETTVKYKEKGDGEGEVTILDLTALPAPNVVTNGGNFIPRIVQDKTSSSGITSVDVVVCKREGKKSVTLQKPPHWEDLRNYAYEGGGSTASSLSSLGSGTDSGEQSFEYLANWGPCFLRLAALYADCDSEEDDEEHVRDPS; encoded by the exons TGACAAAGTTCCTGCGCATCGGCTTGGCAGACAAGAACGACCACCCTCCGTTCTTCGAGCAGTCGCTCTACGAGGTCGAACTCTTGGAGGACCAGGCCGTGAACCAGACTCTACTCACCCTAACAGCCAACGACCTCGATGAAG TATCGCGAATGCATTATGAAATTATAGAAGGAAACGATGATAAAACGTTCGCCATCGGAATATTATCTGGAGAGTTATACTTGACGCAGCCCCTCGACTACGAAACGAGAAGAAAA TACGACCTTGGCCTCCTCGTGTCGGACGGGAGACATGAAAGTGACACCCGCTTAATCATTCACGTTCTGGACGTGAACGACAACCCTCCGCTCTTCGACCGACATCTGTACGAGACGCGTATCACGGAAGAAGACGACAAAGGTTTGCCCAAACACATTCTGACG GTGACAGTTACGGACGGTGATTATGATCGGCCACAGAACGTTGTTTTCTCCCTCTCCGGTCAGGGTATTGACGTGGAAAATCCAGAAAATTCTCATTTCCACATCGTCCCTTCCACCGGAGAAGTCTTCGCCAGGAAG CCTCTGGATCGAGACTACCCTGGAGGAAGACCCAGCTGGGGTCTTACTGTCTTTGCCCAAGACGAAGGAGGTACGGGTCTAGTGGGATATAGCGAAATAGTTGTCAACCTGAAGGATATTAACGATAACCCACCGGTTTTTTCAGAG GAGCTATATTATGGCAACATCACCGAAAACGGTAGTTACGGCCAGGAGGTCATCGCAATGACCGCCGACGACTACGATGACCCCAACGAGGGTACGAATGCCCAGCTGACTTATTCCATAGAGAAGAACGTCATTCATGAAGTCACGGCAAAGCCCATCTTCATGATAGAGCCGGAGACTGGGGTTGTCAGGACTGCTGTGTGTTGCCTAGACCGAGAGAAGACTTCTAGTTACTCCGTTCAGGTCGTGGCTATGGATGGAGGGGGTTTGAAAG GCACTGGAACAGTGAGTATCCAGGTACAAGACATCAATGACAGGCCGCCAAGGTTTACAAAAGACGAGTGGGTTGTAGAAACTGATGAGACCGATAGCCTCAACCTACCTACAGAACCAATTCTTACTGTAACTGTCTACGACGAGgatgaaaataatacatttgCCTACAAAGTGGTCGATTCTTCGGGGTATGGTGCAGATAAATTTCAAATACTGACAAATGATGATGGTACGGGGTCACTTGTTGTTGTGAAGCCATTAGACTTTGAGGACCCCCGCCAAGCTCATGGCTTTAGGTTTCAGATTCAGGTCAGTGATACAGGAGATGACGATTTTCCTGAGAGCTACCACACTGCAAAATCTTGGGTGAAGGTGAGACTAAAAGACATCAATGACAACAATCCACACTTTATCAGACACACTTCTGAAGTCCAGGTTTTAGAAAACGTTCAGGTTGGTAAGAATATAGTACAAATCAAAGCAAGAGACTTTGACAAGGGCGGTAAAAGTAAGATTTCTTATTTAATAGAACGCTTCTCTGATAAACACAGACATTTCCATATCGATGAGTCTGGACTGGTTACTGTACAGAGGGCTTTAGACAGGGAAGCCAATCCTAAGCATGTGGTCAAGGTCTTAGCTGTTGATGATGGCTCCCCTGCAAGGACATCCACGGCTACGCTGACAGTCTCTGTGTTGGACGTGAACGACAATGCTCCACAGGTTTCTAGTAGTTACCAGCCAGTTTTACCAGAGAATACTCCTCCACTGAAATTTGCAGAGATTCTAGCAACGGATGCAGATGACCCATTGAAAAACAATGGTCCTCCTTTTCATTTTAGCCTTAGTTCTGAGGCCTCAAATGAAATAAAGTCTTCCTTTAAAGTGGAAAGTGTTCCTGATGGAGCAGATGGACAAGGTATGGCCGTTATCTCTTCCCTCCGAGAATTTGATCGCGAAATTCAAAAAGAATACTATGTTCCTATTGTTGTTGCAGACTCCGGTGAACCACCAATGATTGGCACCTCAACAATAACTGTTATTATTGGTGATGACAATGATAACATAATGAAAGGTGGGACAAAAGACGTTCTTTTTTACAGTTACAAGGGCAGAGCACACGATACTCAGATAGGAAATGTTTATGTCTGGGATCCTGACGACTGGGATGTTGAAGATAAGAAGTTTACATGGGTCAGGCATCCTCACCCTAATTTTCGTCTTGATGAAGAAACTGGAATGCTAACATTGAAATATGCAGCTAGTGAAACTTCGTACCATCTTAAATTTAATGTGCACGATAACAGGCATCTTCAGTCTAATATAGAAGCTAAAGTGACAGTGAACGTGAAGCATATTGATGATGCAGCTATCCAAAATGCTGGATCTATTCGCATTCAAGGTATTGGTGAAACAGAATTTATTGGTAAATGGAACTATAGAAAGAGAGAATACATGAAAAGTGTTGCAGataattttaaggaaaatttggCTGAAATACTAGGAGTTAGTATAAATGATGTCCATCTATTTAGTATTCAGTTAAAACAAAGCAAACCACCTGTGACAGACATATATTTCTCGGTATTTGACGCAGAGTACCTCAGCTCAGTTGAAATAAATGGACTTCTCCTGatgcataaaaaagaaatagagagaagACTGAGTTTGAACATCATTATGGTGGGCATTAATGAGTGTTTTTATGAAAATCTCCATTGTGATGGGTCGTGCACCAGTAAACTTGAAGTGCTTAAACCTCACCATTTGATAGATGCTAACAGTACTTCCTTTGTCGGTTTGCAAACGAAGGTCATCCCTGAGTGTGTCTGTGGTGCTAGAGACTTTTCTACCGAAGAATCGTGCCGTCCAAATCCTTGTTATAATAACGGTCAATGTATCGAGGAAGAAGCTAGTATATACTGTCTTTGCCCTGAAGGGTATGATGGACCAAGGTGCCAAATATTAAGCAGAACATTCAGTGGAAATGGTTTTGCTTGGCTGCCTCCACTACAAACGTGTGAAAGTTCTCATTTGAGTGTTGAGTTTATGACGACGGATCTTGAAGGCCTAATATTTTACAATGGCCCACTGTTATCAccagaaaagaacaaaaattttgttacaGATTTTATAGCATTGGAAATAGTGAATGGAAAACTTAGGCTTCTGATCAACTTTGGATCTGGAACTTTGCTCCTTGGAGTTAATAACTCTGACCCTCTAAATGATGGAAGGTGGCACAGAGCAGACATCTTCTGGGATAAAGAG GAAGCGAGATTAGACCTTGACTACTGCATGGATGTAAAGCTTTCAGAAACTGAGAGCAATATGGAAGAGGCTGCTGACTTTTCTGTGTGCCAGTCTCGTGGCAGACTTCCTCCATTTAATGAGTACCTCAATATCAATACCCCGTTACAAGTAGGTGGCTTAGCTCAcacaacattttttaaaacaatgttcAGAAATAACAACAACGTCCCTGCCGGGAAACCTTTCCAAGGCTGCATTAAAAACCTTATAATGAATAGTCAGTTTTATGATTTTGCTCATCCAGGTCTTCAGAGAAACAGTGAAGCTGGGTGCTCTCAATTTACAAAATTGTGCAATAATAATGCTACAGTTGTAGGCTGTGGAACAAATGGAATTTGTGACGGTTCCATTCAGGAACCTGTGTGCGTGTGTCATCCTGGCTGGACGGGACTTTATTGTGATGAATCGACCGTTCCCACGTATTTTGAGGAAAACTCATATATCAAATATTCTTTATCGTTTAAGCCAAATCCGTTTCATACAAGTTTCCAGTTAAGATTTCGAACATGGGAGGAGAATGGTGAACTTTTTCGGATATCAGACCTCCTGGAACAAGAGTATGGGATTCTCGAGATCCAGGACAGTCATTTACAGTTTCGTTATAATGTGAATAGTGTTAACCTGAAAGAAGAAGTCTTGTGCCTTTCCTCAATATTGGTGAACAATGGAGCGTGGCATGATGTGAAAATTGTGCGATATGGGTCAGTCGTTATTCTCGCTCTAGATGGTGGAGAGGGACGAAAATACAACGAAACTTCCAAATTCTTTGGCCACATGTTCATGGATATTGATAAACAAGAGGGAGTGTTTGCTGGTGGCCAAGCCGAGTACTCAAATGTCAACATCTTTACGGTGCATAACGATTATAAATTTG GCTGCATTGACGATCTTCGACTAGAAGGGAAAACACTACCCTTACCTCCAAGCCTAAGTGGTACCCAGTGGGCTCAGGCAACTGTGATTCATAACATCAGTTCAGAATGTACTTCCCCTAGTCAGTGCCTTAACATAACTTGTATTGCACCCCTGATTTGCAAAGACCTCTGGATGAAACATGAATGTGG ctGTCCAGAAGGCACATTGCTCTCTAAAGACAATCGAGTCTGTCTCGACCATGATGAGTGCCTTTCTAGTCCATGCAAGAATGGAGGTATCTGCCACAATTTACAGCCATCTTACATATGCCAATGCTCACGTGGGTATACGGGACCCAATTGTGAGCTGACTCAAGATATCAGTACTTTCAAACCAAGTATGCCTGCGCTAGCTGCCATCATTGTCTGTGTGATAATAATCTTTG CTCtggtatttgtaattattttttgtcttcGACGAAAACGGCAACGGTCACCCAAAGATACCACTTCAAACATAAAACAGGAAACGACAGTAAAGTACAAAGAAAAAGGAGATGGAGAGGGGGAAGTGACTATACTTGACTTGACAGCCCTTCCTGCACCTAATGTTGTAACGAATGGTGGCAACTTCATACCAAGAATAGTACAAG ATAAGACATCAAGCAGTGGCATAACCAGCGTGGACGTTGTGGTGTGCAAGAGGGAAGGGAAAAAATCTGTCACCTTGCAAAAGCCTCCCCATTGGGAAGACCTTCGCAATTACGCCTATGAAGGAGGGGGATCAACAGccagttctctctcttctctagggTCTG GAACGGACAGTGGCGAACAAAGTTTTGAATACCTGGCCAACTGGGGTCCTTGTTTCCTCCGTCTCGCTGCCCTCTACGCGGATTGCGACTCGGAAGAGGATGACGAGGAGCACGTCAGAGACCCCAGCTGA